A region of Allocoleopsis franciscana PCC 7113 DNA encodes the following proteins:
- the atpD gene encoding F0F1 ATP synthase subunit beta, whose translation MVTTTEKTNTGVIIQIIGPVVDVEFSTGKMPQIYNALKIAGKNEAGQDVSVTCEVQQLLGGNQVRAVAMSTTDGLVRGMEVVDTGAPINVPVGKATLGRIFNVLGEPVDNKGDVNAEETFPIHRPAPQFTDLETKPSVFETGIKVIDLLTPYRRGGKIGLFGGAGVGKTVIMMELINNIATNHGGVSVFGGVGERTREGNDLYNEMIESGVINKDNLNESKIALVYGQMNEPPGARMRVGLSALTMAEYFRDVNKQDVLLFIDNIFRFVQAGSEVSALLGRMPSAVGYQPTLGTDMGDLQERITSTTEGSITSVQAVYVPADDLTDPAPATTFAHLDGTTVLSRGLAAKGIYPAVDPLDSASTMLQPAVVGEEHYNTARAVQSTLQRYKELQDIIAILGLDELSEDDRLIVARARKIERFLSQPFFVAEVFTGSPGKYVKLEETIDGFKKILSGELDDLPEQAFYLVGNINEAIAKAEKIKSGS comes from the coding sequence ATGGTCACCACCACAGAAAAGACAAACACTGGCGTAATTATCCAAATCATCGGTCCCGTTGTCGATGTTGAGTTTTCCACCGGCAAGATGCCGCAGATTTACAATGCCTTGAAAATTGCAGGCAAGAACGAAGCCGGACAAGATGTCTCCGTCACCTGCGAAGTGCAGCAGCTATTGGGAGGCAACCAGGTACGAGCTGTTGCGATGAGTACCACTGATGGACTGGTACGCGGCATGGAAGTGGTGGACACAGGTGCCCCCATTAACGTGCCAGTCGGCAAGGCAACCCTGGGTCGGATTTTCAACGTGCTGGGTGAACCTGTAGACAACAAAGGTGACGTCAATGCTGAGGAAACCTTCCCCATTCACCGACCGGCTCCCCAATTCACGGATCTGGAAACCAAACCTTCGGTTTTTGAAACCGGCATTAAAGTGATTGACTTGCTGACGCCCTATCGGCGCGGCGGCAAAATCGGTCTATTCGGCGGTGCGGGTGTTGGTAAGACCGTAATTATGATGGAGCTGATCAACAACATTGCTACCAATCATGGTGGTGTGTCGGTGTTCGGCGGTGTGGGTGAACGCACCCGTGAGGGAAATGACCTCTACAATGAAATGATCGAGTCAGGGGTTATTAATAAAGATAATCTCAACGAATCCAAGATTGCTTTAGTCTACGGTCAGATGAACGAACCCCCCGGAGCCAGAATGCGGGTGGGTCTTTCTGCTCTGACGATGGCTGAGTACTTCCGGGATGTAAACAAGCAGGACGTGTTGCTGTTCATCGACAACATCTTCCGGTTTGTGCAAGCGGGTTCAGAAGTATCTGCGCTCTTAGGTCGGATGCCTTCTGCTGTGGGATATCAGCCGACTTTGGGTACAGACATGGGAGATTTGCAAGAACGGATTACTTCCACAACGGAAGGCTCCATTACCTCAGTGCAAGCGGTTTACGTGCCAGCGGATGACTTGACCGACCCCGCACCCGCCACCACCTTTGCTCACTTGGATGGAACAACGGTGTTATCTCGTGGATTGGCAGCCAAAGGGATTTATCCGGCGGTAGACCCCCTGGATTCAGCTTCCACCATGCTGCAACCGGCTGTGGTTGGTGAAGAACACTACAACACCGCCCGTGCCGTCCAATCCACGCTTCAGCGTTACAAGGAACTCCAAGACATCATTGCAATTTTGGGCTTGGATGAATTGTCTGAAGATGACCGACTGATTGTGGCTCGTGCTCGTAAGATTGAGCGCTTCTTGTCTCAGCCGTTCTTTGTGGCAGAAGTCTTCACCGGTTCTCCGGGTAAGTACGTGAAGCTGGAAGAAACGATTGATGGCTTCAAGAAGATTCTCTCTGGTGAACTGGATGACTTACCAGAGCAAGCCTTCTACCT